One window from the genome of Lysobacter helvus encodes:
- a CDS encoding TIGR00645 family protein, which translates to MANVPHHSTLNPLSALIFSSRWLQLPLYLGLIVAQGVYVFLFAKELIHLIHETPRLGEQQIMLIVLGLIDVVMISNLLMMVIVGGYETFVSRLRLEGHPDQPEWLSHVNASVLKVKLAMAIIGISSIHLLKSFIEVGMVDGLPLCSSQAGIAAMVAMKPLIDAGENLKACTTITATGVLWQTIIHTVFILSAIGIAWTDKLMAGTTVKREKEAHAH; encoded by the coding sequence ATGGCGAACGTCCCGCACCACAGCACGCTCAATCCCTTGTCCGCGCTGATCTTCTCGTCGCGCTGGCTGCAGTTGCCGTTGTACCTGGGGCTGATCGTGGCGCAGGGCGTGTACGTGTTCCTGTTCGCGAAGGAACTGATCCATCTCATCCACGAAACGCCGCGCCTGGGCGAGCAGCAGATCATGCTGATCGTGCTGGGCCTGATCGACGTGGTGATGATCTCCAACCTGCTGATGATGGTGATCGTGGGCGGCTACGAGACGTTCGTGTCGCGCCTGCGGCTGGAGGGCCACCCGGACCAGCCGGAGTGGCTGAGCCACGTCAACGCGAGCGTGCTGAAGGTGAAGCTGGCGATGGCGATCATCGGCATCTCCTCGATCCACCTGCTCAAGAGCTTCATCGAAGTCGGCATGGTCGACGGCTTGCCGCTGTGCAGTTCGCAGGCCGGCATCGCGGCGATGGTGGCGATGAAGCCGCTGATCGACGCGGGCGAGAACCTCAAGGCCTGCACCACCATCACCGCCACGGGCGTGCTGTGGCAGACGATCATCCACACCGTGTTCATCCTCTCGGCGATCGGCATCGCCTGGACCGACAAGCTGATGGCGGGCACGACGGTGAAGCGCGAGAAGGAAGCACACGCGCACTGA
- a CDS encoding GAF domain-containing protein, with protein sequence MDHDQATAAAAAGAAECAREPIHLSGAIQPHGYLLSCTLPDWTIRQASANVAELLDVPPDEVLGHSLREHVADDVLEPLLEVIEMIEPGATPQRAAVGNIGALAHMCDIGVHVANGLVHLELEPRAGSGNRQTPTVMAQRMIARVSVAPDMRGFHQRTAEEIRRLTGYDRVMVYRFRHDDAGEVIAESRADDLEPFLGLRFPASDIPVQARTLYVRNRIRVIPDANYVAVPILPGVDASGAPLDLSQHALRSVSPVHCEYLRNMGVAASMSLSIVSGGRLWGLIACHHREPRLVPPSVRAAADMFSLFVSMRVAVDEQSIASRQDDRARDTREHLALRLSAGVGELGASLANALDLVVSMLPCDGVALRSDGQWTTHGRTPEPDGLAHAVGWARAHGTERVPTTDIASEWTMPGAQHGLAGVLALSFGRRDDWLLFFRAEQVEDVVWAGDPHKSMVATDDGVRIAPRKSFASWRETVRGRSLPWSDAERAAADRLRWLLQERLWQPLPDEADNVSDMRAFRRRHVIAEQKSRLDQLSGLLDGLGHLEDAETARIGARIAELEAELRALLLGHSVT encoded by the coding sequence TTGGACCACGATCAAGCCACCGCGGCCGCCGCCGCCGGCGCCGCCGAATGCGCGCGGGAACCGATCCACCTGAGCGGCGCGATCCAGCCGCACGGCTACCTGCTCAGTTGCACGCTGCCGGACTGGACCATCCGCCAGGCCTCGGCCAACGTCGCCGAACTGCTCGACGTTCCGCCGGATGAAGTGCTCGGCCACAGCCTGCGCGAACACGTCGCGGACGATGTGCTGGAGCCGCTGCTCGAAGTAATCGAAATGATCGAACCGGGCGCGACGCCGCAACGCGCCGCGGTCGGCAACATCGGCGCGCTGGCGCACATGTGCGACATCGGCGTGCACGTCGCCAATGGCCTGGTGCACCTGGAGCTGGAGCCGCGCGCGGGATCGGGCAATCGGCAGACGCCCACGGTGATGGCGCAGCGCATGATCGCGCGCGTCAGCGTGGCGCCCGACATGCGCGGGTTCCACCAGCGCACCGCGGAAGAGATCCGCCGCCTCACGGGCTACGACCGCGTGATGGTGTATCGCTTCCGCCACGACGATGCGGGCGAGGTGATCGCCGAATCGCGCGCGGACGACCTCGAGCCGTTCCTCGGCCTGCGCTTCCCCGCCTCCGACATCCCCGTGCAGGCGCGCACGCTGTACGTGCGCAACCGCATCCGCGTGATCCCCGACGCCAACTACGTCGCGGTGCCGATCCTGCCGGGCGTCGATGCATCCGGTGCACCGCTCGACCTGAGCCAGCACGCGTTGCGCAGCGTCTCGCCCGTGCATTGCGAATACCTCCGCAACATGGGCGTGGCGGCGTCGATGTCGTTGTCGATCGTGAGCGGCGGGCGCCTGTGGGGCCTGATCGCCTGCCACCACCGCGAACCGCGCCTGGTGCCGCCGTCGGTGCGCGCCGCGGCCGACATGTTCAGCCTGTTCGTTTCGATGCGCGTGGCCGTGGACGAGCAGTCCATCGCCTCGCGCCAGGACGACCGCGCGCGCGACACGCGCGAACACCTCGCACTGCGGCTGTCGGCGGGCGTGGGCGAACTAGGCGCGTCGCTTGCGAACGCGCTCGATCTCGTCGTATCGATGCTGCCCTGCGATGGCGTGGCGCTGCGCAGCGACGGACAGTGGACGACGCACGGCCGCACGCCGGAGCCCGATGGCCTGGCGCACGCCGTGGGCTGGGCGCGCGCGCACGGCACCGAACGCGTGCCGACCACCGACATCGCCAGCGAATGGACGATGCCCGGTGCGCAGCACGGACTGGCCGGCGTGCTCGCGCTGTCGTTCGGGCGTCGCGATGACTGGTTGTTGTTCTTCCGCGCAGAGCAGGTGGAAGACGTGGTGTGGGCGGGCGATCCGCACAAGTCGATGGTGGCCACCGACGATGGCGTGCGCATCGCACCGCGCAAGAGTTTCGCCAGCTGGCGCGAAACCGTGCGCGGCCGCAGCCTGCCGTGGTCCGACGCCGAACGCGCGGCCGCCGATCGCCTGCGCTGGCTGCTGCAGGAACGCCTGTGGCAGCCGCTGCCGGACGAAGCCGACAACGTGAGCGACATGCGCGCGTTCCGCCGTCGCCACGTGATTGCGGAACAAAAGTCGCGCCTCGACCAGCTCAGTGGTCTGCTCGACGGCCTCGGTCACCTGGAAGACGCGGAGACCGCGCGCATCGGTGCGCGCATCGCCGAACTCGAAGCGGAGCTTCGTGCATTGCTATTGGGGCATTCCGTTACTTGA
- a CDS encoding biliverdin-producing heme oxygenase, with translation MTPAADNGYRDRLRGATGTAHVRLDARFAHGLRTAQEYRTYLVGMQAFLANAERALSAANLGPTWRAWCDPVRTPWIDADLEALGLSPLEPGPALVVSSDAEAAGLMYVIEGSALGATQLVVHAQALGHTAGAGANFLHRHGGLGVGVRWRAFVRCLENAAFEASDESAMMIAAARTFASAEHEFHRAELSARPAC, from the coding sequence ATGACGCCAGCAGCCGACAACGGATATCGCGATCGACTGCGCGGAGCCACCGGCACCGCGCATGTGCGCCTCGACGCACGATTCGCCCATGGCCTGCGCACCGCGCAGGAATACCGCACGTACCTGGTCGGCATGCAGGCGTTCCTCGCCAATGCCGAGCGGGCGCTGTCGGCCGCCAACCTCGGCCCGACGTGGCGCGCATGGTGCGATCCGGTGCGCACGCCCTGGATCGATGCGGATCTTGAAGCCCTCGGCCTGTCGCCGCTCGAACCCGGCCCTGCGCTCGTGGTGTCCAGCGATGCGGAAGCCGCGGGCCTGATGTACGTGATCGAAGGCTCCGCGCTGGGCGCCACGCAGCTGGTCGTGCATGCGCAGGCGCTGGGGCACACCGCCGGCGCGGGCGCCAACTTCCTGCATCGCCACGGCGGCCTCGGTGTCGGCGTGCGCTGGCGCGCCTTCGTGCGGTGCCTCGAGAACGCCGCGTTCGAAGCCAGCGACGAGAGCGCGATGATGATTGCCGCGGCACGCACGTTCGCGTCCGCCGAACACGAATTCCACCGGGCCGAACTGTCCGCACGGCCCGCCTGCTGA
- a CDS encoding S9 family peptidase, protein MGLKLQAGASVAVLFLCTGGAFAQTPARVTEADYARAERMLGQNTGPLVDHAVTGVKWLDDGHFVYFESDANGMHLQRMDAATGKAAPAFDHVRMGKALSAATGKPVDARRLDRVISGIDGTADGRLDIAVRDTHYLCDAVKPHCVAKPAPKAKDGDGPGNASPDGKREAFIRDWNLWVRELPSGKETQLTTDGIKDFGYATNNAGWVHDDSAILVWSPDSSKIATFQQDQRKTGEMTLVSTKVGHPDVQTWKYPLVGDKDVTMIERVVIDVPTHSVLRLKTPPDQHRSTQCDDVSCFGGWEDVQWAKDGKTIAFASTSRDHTKTWVRIADVATGAVRDVFQEDAKNWFESGINAINWRYLSESNEILWWSQRSNWGHLYVYDATNGKLKHQVTKGDWNVAELLRLDTATRTAWFTGVGREEGHHPYHQHLYRVNLDSGEPVLLSPEDAQHTFRLSPDGTRVVDTYSTTAVAPVTVLRDANDGKVLAQVAQADLARLKLSGWVAPEPIVVKARDGKTDLYGMLFKPSNFDPNKKYPIINYVYPGPQVGSVRSYGFLSAHGDNQALAELGFVVVAIDGMGTPYRSKAFHDGYAKNIGDNTLPDQVAGMKQLAARYPWIDLSRVGIWGHSGGGNATGTAMFRYGDFFKVGIAESGNHDNRNYEDDWAEKWQGLLVSGKDGKSNYDDQANQNHASGLKGHLLLIHGLMDDNVPPSSTLLVVDALIKANKDFDLLLLPNARHGYGEYSLYVMRKRWDYFVDHLLGAEHPAAYAIKPAK, encoded by the coding sequence ATGGGTTTGAAGTTGCAGGCGGGCGCATCGGTCGCCGTGTTGTTCCTGTGCACGGGCGGCGCGTTCGCGCAAACCCCCGCGCGCGTCACCGAAGCGGACTACGCCCGCGCCGAGCGCATGCTCGGCCAGAACACCGGCCCGCTCGTGGACCACGCCGTCACCGGCGTGAAGTGGCTCGACGACGGCCACTTCGTCTACTTCGAATCCGATGCCAACGGCATGCACCTGCAGCGCATGGATGCGGCCACCGGCAAGGCCGCGCCCGCGTTCGACCACGTGCGCATGGGCAAGGCGCTCTCCGCCGCCACCGGCAAGCCGGTGGACGCGCGTCGCCTCGACCGGGTGATCTCGGGCATCGACGGCACCGCCGACGGCCGCCTCGACATCGCCGTGCGCGACACGCATTACCTGTGCGACGCGGTGAAGCCGCACTGCGTGGCCAAGCCCGCGCCGAAGGCGAAGGACGGCGACGGCCCCGGCAATGCCTCGCCGGACGGCAAGCGCGAAGCCTTCATCCGCGACTGGAACCTGTGGGTGCGCGAGTTGCCGAGCGGCAAGGAAACGCAGCTCACCACCGACGGCATCAAGGATTTCGGCTACGCGACCAACAACGCGGGCTGGGTGCACGACGACAGCGCGATCCTGGTGTGGTCGCCGGATTCGTCGAAGATCGCCACGTTCCAGCAGGACCAGCGCAAGACGGGCGAGATGACGCTCGTGTCGACGAAGGTCGGCCATCCGGACGTGCAGACCTGGAAGTACCCGCTGGTCGGCGACAAGGACGTCACGATGATCGAGCGCGTCGTCATCGACGTGCCCACGCATTCGGTGCTGCGCCTGAAGACGCCGCCGGACCAGCATCGTTCGACGCAGTGCGACGACGTGAGCTGCTTCGGCGGCTGGGAAGACGTACAGTGGGCGAAGGACGGCAAGACGATCGCCTTCGCCTCCACCTCGCGCGACCACACCAAGACCTGGGTGCGCATCGCCGACGTCGCCACGGGCGCCGTGCGCGACGTGTTCCAGGAAGACGCGAAGAACTGGTTCGAGTCCGGCATCAACGCGATCAACTGGCGTTACCTGTCGGAGAGCAACGAGATCCTGTGGTGGAGCCAACGCAGCAACTGGGGCCATCTCTATGTGTATGACGCGACCAACGGCAAGCTGAAGCACCAGGTGACGAAGGGCGACTGGAACGTCGCCGAACTGCTGCGCCTCGACACCGCCACGCGCACCGCGTGGTTCACCGGCGTCGGCCGCGAAGAAGGCCACCATCCGTACCACCAGCACCTGTATCGCGTGAACCTGGATTCGGGCGAGCCCGTGCTGCTGTCGCCGGAAGACGCGCAGCACACGTTCCGCCTGTCGCCCGATGGCACGCGCGTGGTCGATACGTATTCCACCACCGCCGTCGCGCCGGTCACCGTGTTGCGGGATGCCAACGACGGCAAGGTGCTCGCGCAGGTCGCGCAGGCCGACCTCGCCCGCCTGAAGCTGAGCGGCTGGGTCGCCCCGGAACCGATCGTGGTGAAGGCGCGCGACGGCAAGACCGACCTGTACGGGATGCTGTTCAAGCCGTCCAACTTCGACCCGAACAAGAAGTACCCGATCATCAACTACGTCTATCCGGGCCCGCAGGTGGGTTCGGTGCGCAGCTACGGGTTCCTGTCGGCGCACGGCGACAACCAGGCCCTGGCCGAACTGGGCTTCGTGGTCGTAGCGATCGACGGCATGGGCACGCCGTACCGCTCCAAGGCGTTCCACGACGGTTACGCGAAGAACATCGGCGACAACACGCTGCCCGACCAGGTCGCCGGCATGAAGCAGCTCGCCGCGCGCTATCCGTGGATCGACTTGTCGCGCGTGGGCATCTGGGGCCATTCCGGCGGCGGCAACGCCACGGGCACGGCGATGTTCCGCTATGGCGACTTCTTCAAGGTCGGCATCGCCGAGAGCGGCAACCACGACAACCGCAACTACGAAGACGACTGGGCGGAGAAGTGGCAGGGCCTGCTGGTGTCGGGCAAGGACGGCAAGTCCAACTACGACGACCAGGCCAACCAGAACCATGCGTCCGGCCTGAAGGGCCACCTGCTGCTCATCCATGGCCTGATGGACGACAACGTGCCGCCGTCGAGCACGCTGCTGGTCGTGGATGCGCTGATCAAGGCCAACAAGGACTTCGACCTGTTGCTGCTGCCGAACGCCCGCCACGGTTACGGCGAGTACTCGCTGTACGTGATGCGCAAGCGCTGGGATTACTTCGTCGACCACTTGCTGGGCGCTGAACATCCGGCCGCATACGCCATCAAACCGGCGAAATAA